A window of Polaribacter litorisediminis contains these coding sequences:
- a CDS encoding RidA family protein, whose product MKLILKLFLIFLFLMSVSCKNNTHSLIKHHKSHEKSRKNAPFSDAVQVNNLFFLTGQIGKNHTTGKIVKGGIEAETRQAIINIEAVLKHHQLTLKDVIKCTVILSDVNDFSKMNTIYRTFFTDNLPARTTFEATLVAGAKIEIEIIAVRQ is encoded by the coding sequence ATGAAACTTATTTTAAAATTATTCCTTATTTTTCTATTTCTTATGAGTGTATCCTGTAAAAACAACACGCATTCGCTCATCAAACATCATAAATCTCATGAAAAAAGCCGAAAAAATGCTCCTTTTTCTGATGCTGTACAGGTAAACAATTTATTCTTTTTAACAGGTCAAATTGGTAAAAATCATACTACTGGAAAAATTGTAAAAGGTGGCATAGAAGCAGAAACCAGACAAGCCATAATAAATATTGAAGCAGTTTTAAAGCATCACCAATTGACTTTAAAAGATGTTATTAAATGCACTGTAATTTTATCAGATGTAAATGATTTCTCTAAAATGAATACAATTTATCGTACTTTTTTTACTGATAATCTACCCGCGAGAACAACCTTTGAAGCCACTTTAGTAGCGGGTGCAAAAATTGAAATTGAAATTATTGCGGTAAGACAATAA
- a CDS encoding 7-carboxy-7-deazaguanine synthase QueE yields MDKKTQNLVDKGIMLPLMEEFYTIQGEGCHTGTAAYFVRVGGCDVGCHWCDVKESWNADLHPPTLADNIVNNVKKYANTVVITGGEPLMWSMDYITELLQKNNIKTHIETSGAYAFSGIWDWFCLSPKRNKLPLKEAYAEADELKMIIHNKADFIFAEEQAAKVGNKCQLFLQPEWSKKEKMTSQIVDYVMKNPKWKISLQTHKYLNIP; encoded by the coding sequence ATGGATAAAAAAACACAAAATTTAGTTGATAAAGGTATAATGCTCCCATTAATGGAAGAGTTTTATACCATTCAAGGTGAAGGTTGCCACACAGGAACTGCTGCTTACTTTGTTAGAGTTGGAGGCTGTGACGTAGGTTGCCATTGGTGTGATGTAAAAGAAAGTTGGAATGCGGATTTACACCCACCAACTTTAGCAGATAACATTGTGAACAATGTAAAAAAATATGCCAATACGGTAGTCATTACAGGTGGCGAACCTTTAATGTGGTCCATGGATTATATTACTGAATTACTTCAAAAAAATAACATAAAAACGCATATAGAAACTTCTGGAGCCTATGCGTTTTCTGGAATATGGGATTGGTTTTGTTTATCCCCTAAAAGAAACAAATTACCGCTAAAAGAGGCCTACGCAGAAGCAGATGAACTAAAAATGATTATCCACAACAAAGCTGATTTCATTTTTGCAGAAGAACAAGCTGCAAAAGTGGGAAACAAATGTCAATTATTTTTGCAACCAGAATGGAGTAAAAAAGAAAAAATGACATCTCAAATTGTTGATTATGTCATGAAAAATCCAAAATGGAAAATTTCTCTTCAAACACACAAATATTTAAATATTCCTTAA
- the rpsA gene encoding 30S ribosomal protein S1, with protein sequence MSEETKNTEEQVVAAEVQETATPAAEVKQDPTQFLADFNWHKYEQGIEAVDEEKLKAFEEALVGTVGFVNERDVIEGTVIRITDRDAIIDINSKSEGVISLNEFRYNQGLKEGDTVEVLVDKREDSSGQLVLSHRKARVIKAWERVNNAHETGEVVNGFVKCRTRGGMIVDVFGIEAFLPGSQIDVKPIRDYDQYVEKTMEFKVVKINHEFKNVVVSHKALIEADIELQKKEIIGQLEKGQVLEGIVKNITSYGVFVDLGGVDGLVHITDLSWSRINHPNEVVELDQKLNVVILDFDDNKSRIQLGLKQLTAHPWEALSTDLKVGDKVNGEVVVIADYGAFVEVEQGVEGLIHVSEMSWSTHLRSAQDFVKVGDKVEAQILTLDREDRKMSLGIKQLHPDPWTDITTKFPVGSTHTGTVRNYTNFGVFVELEEGIDGLVYISDLSWTKKIKHPSDFVTVGQQLEVQVLELDVENRKLNLGHKQTQDNPWDAHEATYAIGSIHEGLVKEKNDKGAVITFSDGVEGFAPSRFLEKEDGTKLEKGETLKFIVLEFSKEYRRVVVSHTSIFKEQERKNIKAAVKKSADAEKTTFGDIGGLAALKKKMEAGAKKKK encoded by the coding sequence ATGTCTGAAGAAACAAAAAACACTGAAGAGCAAGTAGTTGCTGCTGAAGTACAAGAAACAGCAACTCCAGCTGCAGAAGTTAAACAAGATCCTACTCAATTTTTAGCGGATTTTAACTGGCATAAGTACGAACAAGGTATTGAAGCTGTTGATGAAGAAAAATTAAAGGCTTTTGAAGAAGCTTTAGTAGGAACTGTAGGTTTCGTAAATGAGCGTGATGTAATTGAAGGAACTGTAATCAGAATTACGGATAGAGATGCGATTATCGATATCAATTCTAAATCTGAAGGAGTTATTTCTTTGAACGAATTTCGTTATAACCAAGGTTTAAAAGAGGGTGATACTGTAGAAGTATTAGTTGACAAAAGAGAAGATTCTTCTGGTCAGTTAGTTTTATCTCATAGAAAAGCAAGAGTAATTAAAGCTTGGGAGCGTGTTAACAATGCGCATGAAACTGGTGAAGTCGTTAATGGTTTCGTTAAATGTAGAACTAGAGGTGGTATGATTGTAGATGTTTTCGGAATTGAAGCATTCTTACCAGGATCTCAGATTGACGTAAAGCCAATTAGAGATTACGATCAATATGTAGAAAAAACAATGGAATTTAAAGTTGTGAAAATCAATCACGAATTTAAAAACGTTGTGGTATCTCATAAAGCACTTATCGAAGCGGATATTGAACTACAGAAAAAGGAAATTATTGGTCAATTAGAAAAAGGACAAGTATTAGAAGGTATTGTTAAAAATATTACTTCTTATGGAGTCTTTGTTGATTTAGGTGGTGTTGATGGATTGGTGCATATTACTGATTTATCTTGGTCAAGAATCAATCATCCTAATGAAGTTGTAGAATTAGATCAAAAATTAAATGTTGTAATTTTAGATTTTGATGATAACAAATCTAGAATACAATTAGGTTTAAAACAATTAACCGCGCATCCTTGGGAAGCTTTAAGTACTGATTTAAAAGTTGGAGATAAAGTGAACGGTGAAGTTGTTGTTATTGCTGATTATGGCGCATTTGTTGAAGTAGAACAAGGAGTTGAAGGATTAATTCACGTGAGTGAAATGTCTTGGTCAACACACTTACGTTCTGCACAAGATTTCGTAAAAGTTGGTGATAAAGTTGAAGCTCAAATTTTAACTTTAGATAGAGAAGACCGTAAAATGTCTTTAGGTATTAAACAATTACATCCAGATCCTTGGACAGATATTACAACTAAATTCCCAGTAGGTTCAACACACACAGGTACGGTAAGAAATTACACAAACTTTGGTGTTTTTGTTGAGCTAGAAGAAGGAATTGATGGTTTAGTATATATTTCTGATTTATCTTGGACTAAGAAAATTAAGCATCCGTCAGATTTTGTAACTGTTGGTCAGCAATTAGAAGTTCAAGTTTTAGAATTAGATGTAGAAAATAGAAAATTAAATCTAGGTCATAAGCAAACACAAGATAATCCTTGGGATGCTCATGAAGCTACCTACGCAATTGGTTCTATTCATGAAGGTCTTGTAAAAGAAAAGAATGATAAAGGAGCAGTAATAACTTTTTCTGATGGTGTAGAAGGTTTTGCGCCAAGCAGATTCTTAGAAAAAGAAGATGGTACAAAACTAGAAAAAGGAGAAACGTTGAAGTTTATCGTTTTAGAATTTTCTAAAGAATACAGAAGAGTAGTTGTATCTCATACGTCTATTT